From a region of the Candidatus Brocadia sp. genome:
- a CDS encoding ATP-grasp domain-containing protein: MKRILILDGMWNKSLAAVRSFGRRGFYVAAGERTRLAAAIFSKYCSRRWVYASPGVSPVDFLNDLETELKAGKYDVVFPMEFSTQILLTDVANRQRIERHTRLPFADADLAKKGNDKACVMQYARERGIDVPTTYVVSDIEQITMIAKEVAYPILIKPRNSSGSRGIVFVKEREELLTSYLKVHKEYPFPIIQEYIPDGGEVYGVGLLLNFQSEIRASFVYKRLRSHPVRGGPSTLRESVKREDIREIAGSFMKSLRWTGVAHVEFKIDPRDRKPKLLEVNPRFWGSLQLAIESGVDFPFLLYKMAMEGDIEPVMDYNVGVRCRWLIPGDLLHFIKNPERLRLKPSFFDFKTKDDIISLSDPMPVIGRISSVLAFLYDKEMKNLLHG; the protein is encoded by the coding sequence ATGAAGAGGATCCTGATTCTTGACGGGATGTGGAATAAATCCCTTGCGGCCGTGCGGTCTTTTGGCAGGAGAGGATTTTACGTCGCAGCAGGCGAAAGGACACGGCTTGCAGCGGCAATTTTTTCGAAATACTGCAGCAGGCGATGGGTCTATGCATCTCCAGGAGTATCCCCGGTTGATTTCCTCAATGACCTTGAAACGGAACTGAAAGCGGGTAAGTACGATGTTGTCTTTCCCATGGAATTTTCTACTCAGATTCTTTTAACTGACGTTGCAAACAGACAGAGGATCGAAAGACACACACGATTGCCTTTTGCTGATGCCGATCTTGCCAAAAAAGGGAATGATAAAGCATGTGTTATGCAGTATGCAAGAGAAAGAGGGATTGATGTCCCAACAACGTATGTTGTAAGTGATATTGAGCAAATTACGATGATTGCAAAGGAAGTTGCGTATCCTATTCTTATAAAACCACGGAATAGTTCTGGTTCAAGAGGTATTGTATTCGTTAAAGAAAGAGAGGAATTATTAACGTCATACCTGAAAGTGCACAAGGAATATCCATTTCCAATCATTCAGGAATATATACCGGACGGTGGCGAAGTGTATGGAGTTGGATTGCTTCTCAATTTTCAATCGGAGATACGGGCGTCTTTTGTATACAAGCGTTTACGCTCGCATCCCGTGAGAGGTGGGCCGAGCACGCTCAGGGAAAGTGTGAAACGGGAAGACATCAGAGAGATTGCCGGGTCATTTATGAAGTCGCTTCGTTGGACAGGGGTTGCCCACGTGGAATTTAAAATCGATCCGAGAGACAGGAAGCCGAAATTGCTCGAAGTGAATCCACGATTCTGGGGATCTTTACAACTGGCTATTGAATCAGGAGTTGATTTTCCATTTCTCTTATATAAGATGGCAATGGAAGGCGATATTGAGCCTGTCATGGACTATAATGTTGGTGTCAGGTGCAGGTGGCTTATCCCGGGTGATTTATTGCACTTTATCAAAAACCCGGAGAGGTTAAGACTAAAACCCAGTTTTTTTGATTTCAAAACAAAAGACGATATTATTTCCCTCAGCGATCCTATGCCAGTAATTGGAAGAATATCGTCCGTTCTGGCTTTTTTATATGATAAGGAAATGAAAAATCTTTTACATGGATGA